The Candidatus Neomarinimicrobiota bacterium genomic sequence CGTGCGGACCCAGGAGCGCCGCGAGGAGTTGCGGGTTCCATCAAAAGAGGGGCTCACCATCGGGCTGGAGGCCAGCGTGATCTACCACCTGGACGGCGCCATGGCTCCGGAGGTCTACCGCACCATCGGCCGCGAGCAGGACTATGTGCGCAAGATCCTGCTGCCCAACTTCCGCTCCGTTGTCCGGGGCATCACCTCACAGTTTGAGGCCAAGGCCCTCTACACCTCCATGCGCGAGCAGGTGGCCAACGATATCGCGGTGCTGCTCAACAAGGTCACCTCGGTCCGAGGCATCATCATTGAGTCTACCCCCCTGCGGCAGGTGGTGCTGCCCGGCGATCTGAGCGCTGCCATCGAGGAAAAGCTCAAGGCCGAGCAGGAGAGCCAGCGCATGGAGTTCGTCCTGAACAAGGAGAAGAAGGAGGCCGACCGCAAGCGCATCGAGGCCCAGGGTATCCGCGACTTCAACAAGACCGTTGCCCAGGGCATCAGCGACAACTTCCTGCGCTGGAAGGGCATCGAGGCCACCATGAGCCTAGCCGGCTCGAACAACGCCAAGGTCGTGGTCATCGGCTCCGGCAAGGACGGCCTGCCCATCATTCTCGGGGGGCAGTAGCCGACTAGCAGCCATGCATATCGCCCTTCTGCGCGCCGTGTTGTCCATCCCTGAGGCCCGCTCGCTGAAGGACAAGCGCCGGGTGCTCAAGTCCCTGAAGGATCGCACCCTCAAGCGTATGAACGTCTCCGTGGCCGAGGTGGGCCAACAGGACATGTGGAACCGGGCCGAGCTGGCCTTCATCACTGTGGCGGCGGAGAAGTCCGTGACGGAAAAGCGCCTGGCGGCCATCCTGAAACTCTTGGAGTCCGGCGGTGACTGGCTATTGATGGAGGTGAAAACGGAGCGACTATAGTTGCAAGTTGCGGAGTACAGGGTTGCGGCTTAGGGGTATCGAAATAACGCGAAACTGGTAACGGGAAATCGCCGCCTAGTCCCTGCGCCGCTCCGGCACCACCTCAAGTTCCAACTCCCTGCCGTCCCGCTTGACCACCACTGGCAGCGCCACCCCCACCTTGGCCTCCTGAAGGGCGTACATGTAGTCGTACAGGCTCAGCACCTCGGTCGTGCCCATTCGTACGATCACGTCTCCGGCCAGCAACCCACCCCGGTCGGCTGGGCTGCTACCCCGGGTTCCCGACAAGCGCATGCCCTCGCCGGTGTAGGTGTAGTCCGGAAGGGTGCCTACAGCCACGGCAAATCCGCCCCGGGTGGGCCCGTTGCTGGCCACCTTGGTAAAGGCAGGCGCCTCGGCTCGGGTGGCCAGCTCCCCAATAACCCTTGACACCAGCCGCCCAATGAGGGCCATCCCGTTCACGTTCAGGTACTCCACGTCATCGCTGGGGCGGTGGTACTGACCGTGCTGGCCGGTAAAGAAAAAGAGCACCGGCTTGTCCTTGAGGTAGTACGACTGGTGGTCGCTGGAGCCGAAGCCGTCATCATCGTACACCAGTTTCAGCCTGTCGCTGTTGAGCCTGGGCAGCAGTTCTTTCCAGAGCGGCGAGCTCCCGGCTCCCCCCAGCACCAGCATGCGATCGGTCAGCCGGCCCACCATGTCCAAGTTCACCATCGCCACAATGCTGTCCATGGGCACCGGCGAATTGCGGGTCACGTGGGCCGACCCCAGCAGGCCTAGCTCCTCCGCGCCGAAGGCCTGAAACATCACCGAGCGACGGTGCTCCCCGGCGGGGGGATTGGCAGCCAGGTAGCGGGCCACCTCCAGCATGGTAGCCACACCCGAGGCGTTGTCATCGGCGCCGTTGTGGATGGCCGCACTGTCAGGAAGGAAGGAGCCGGAACCATGGCCGCCCCAGCCCAGATGATCGTAGTGCGCCCCCATGATGACCCACTGACCCCGCAAGTTGCCCGCTCCCGGCAGAGTTGCCAGCACGTTCCGGGAGGTCTCCTCCACCGGCACCACCACGCTCCGCAAGGTCACCTCGACCCCCCGCACGGCGTGGCTCAGCGGTACGCGACTGGCATTTATCTCCTGCTGGAGCTCGTCAATGCTGAGGTGCTCCCCCGCCAGCATTCGGTCAGCCGCTGCGCGGGTTAGGTTGACTACCGGCAGGCCAGCGTCTCCGGCGCGGTCATACCGCATCCCCAGAAGGCCATCCTCTTCATCGTCCGCTGCGCCGGTTACCAGCAGCACAGCAAGAGCGCCGCGCTCCCGCGCTGCAAGCGCCTTCTTGCGCAGCGGCATGTGAGCGCTGAAGGGGCCGTGGGGATTGGTACCATCGGGGGAGTAGCGCAGCAGCAGTACAACTTTGTCCGCCACATCCAACTCGGCGTAGTCGTCATAGGTGAGGTCACTCTTGCCGACGCCGTAGCCGGCGAAAACCAGCGGCCCGGTAATCTCCTGCGAGGCAGAAAACCCCAGCGGTTGGAAGTCCACGGCTGGTTTTAGCGCAAACCCGTCGCTGCCATAACGGCTCCAGCCCAGTGCATTGCCGGCGCCCATCTCCACTTTGGATCCAAAGGTAAACGGCTGGAAGTAGTCGGGCACCGCCGGCAGCAAGCCGTAACGCGCGTACTCCTGCCGGATGTACTCGGCCGCGGCCAGCTCATGGGGCGAACCTGCCCGCCGGCCGTACAGACTGTCAGCGGCCAGCACCTGAACGTGCGTCAGCAGGGGCACAGCCGAGGCAGGCTCACGGGGTAGCGCTGCCGCTGGTGATGCTGGCTCGGGCCCCTTGGCGCAGCCCCCCAGCAGCGCCGTCAGCAGCAAAGCATTAAGCCAGCGCATCACGTTGCACCCCAGTGAGTCGATTGCCTTCCCTAATGACCGCCGACACCAGCACGTCCAGATCTTCGAGGCGGGTGCGATGGTTGGTAATGGCCACGCGGATGGCGAAGCGGCCGGCCAGCTGCGTGCTGGAAGGGACGGCGGTCCCACTCTTGTGCAGGTGCACCAGAATCTGGTGATTGATTTCGTTGCGGGTTGCCTCGTCCTGCCCATCCGCCGCAAACCGGAAGCAAACAATATTCAGGGGTGCCGGCGCCAGCAGCTCCAACTCCGGCTTGTCCCGCACCAGCCCGGCGAGATAGCGGGCTTGCGCTACATTCTGCTCGATGAGCCGCGCGTACTTGTCGATGCCGTGCTCCTTGATGCCCATCCAGACCTTGAGCGCCCGGAAACCCCGGGAGAGCTGCACCCCGTAATCGGCCATCCAGGGACTGTCGGCCACGGTGCCCTCGGCCTTGGTGAGGTACGCCGGGGTCAGCGCAAAGGCGCCCCGATGGTGGGCCTCCTCCCGCACCAGAATGCAGCCGACTTCGTAGGGCATATACATCCACTTGTGCAGGTCAAAGGCCACCGAATCGGCTCGCTCCATCCCCTTCACTGCAGGGCGCAGCTCCGGTGACAGTGCCGCCAGCGCGCCGAACGCGCCGTCAATATGCAGCCATAGGTTCTCGCGCTCACATATGTCAGCCAGGGCATCCAGCGGGTCGCTGGCGCCTGTGTTCACGGTACCGGCATTGCCGATGACGCAAAAGGGGTGGCGGCCGGCAGCCCGGTCCTCGGCGATGGCCATTTCCAGCGCAGCGGGATCGAGGCGGAAGTCGCTATCAGCGGGGAGCTGGCGCAGAGATTGTGAGCCCAGGCCTAGCAGCTCCACGGCTTTCTGCACCGAGCTGTGCGTTTCGTCGGAGCAGTAGGCTGTCATCATCCGGGGTGCGGCGGCCACCCCGGACCGGCGAATGTCCACCTCGGCCTTCACATTGCGCGCCACGGTCAGGCCCACAAGGTTCGCCATGGATCCGCCACTCAGCAGCAGGCCGCTGGCCCCGTTGGGATAGCCCAACATTTCTTTGCACCACCGCAGTACCTGCGCCTCCACCAGGGTGGCAGCCTGGTGAAAGCCGCCGGTGTTGGGATTCATGCCCGCCGCGAGCATTTCCGCCAGCATGCCCATCGGGGTGCCGGTGCCATTTACCCAGCCCCAGTGCCGGGGATGGATGTTACCGAAGGGATAGGGCAGCACCAAGTCCAGAAAATCGCTGTAGGCCTGCTCGGCGCCCTGCCCATCGCGGGGCATTGGCTGGTCCAGCCGCACCTGCACGTCAGCCGGCACGGGCTGCCACACGGGACGCTCTCGCACCGTCTCCAGGTAGGCCAGCATGTCGTCCACCATCCGGCGGCCCAGCGTCTGGAGGCTGGACCACTCCCGGGGGTCGAGGGTCTCTTCGTCAGGCATGCTGCATGCTCTGAAATCGGGCGGGGGTTCGCTGCAGGATCAGCTCCCGTTCACCTCATGGACCAGGGGCGGGAAGTCGGTAAAAATCCCGTCCACTCCCAGCTCCCTCAGGTGCCGGATCATGGGGCGGTTGTTTACCGTCCAAACATTAATTTTCATCCCCCTCCTATGGGCCCAGGTCACCACTTCCGGGGTCACCATGTGGGCACCGGGATGCAGGCAGTCAGGGTGCACCAGGTTAACGAACGTAGGTCGGCGCAGATACCAGGGCACGTCCAGGTTCCACCAAATGTACCCGATGGTAACCTCAGGCTCCAGGAGGCGCACCTTGACCAGCGAATAGGGGTTAAAGCTCGATATGATGGTGCGTTTCACCTGGCGATAGCGCCGCACAAGACTCACCACATGCTCCTCAAGTCCCGGGACACGCCAGCGACGGGTCTTCAGCTCCAGATTCACGAGCAGGTTCTCGGGTATCAGCTCCAGCACTTCCTCGAGACGGGGGATTTTTGTGGCCATGAACTTTCCGGCCCAGCGGTGAGATGCATTCAGCGCCGCAATCTCGTCGTATGACCGCTCCCAGAAGTAGCCCACCCCCTCGGTTCCGCTCTCCAGGTCGTAGTCGTGGGTGACGATGAGCACACCATCGGCGGTCTCCATCACATCCAACTCCACACCGTCCACACCGGCATCGATGGCCGCCTGAAAGGCCGGCAAGGTGTTCTCCGGCGCCTCCGACGGCACTCCCCGGTGGGCCAGGCAGAGCAGCCGCCCCTCCGGGTAAAAGTCCACCGGCTCCACCCGCCAGACCAGCAAGTAGCGGACGGCGACCGCCAGGGTGCCGACGGCAAGGGTCAGCAGAACCAGCTGAACAGGCGACAGCATCAGTGGGATCTCATGGCAGCAGGATCAGCGTGCCAGCGGCGTGCCGCTCCACTGCTCCACGGCTGAAGGCTGCGTCCCGGTACCGGCCGCTCATGAACAGCTCCGCCTGGTCGTCGTAGTGCCGGCTGAAGGGGTTGCCGCTCTGCCCGCTGGGCAGCACTACGCGCGAGCGGTCCAGGTCCCCCAAATCCATAATGAGGCGGAATGCCGGTCCGGCAGTCGCCTTAAAGGGACGCCCCAGGCTAAAAGACGAAGGGTTGACAGTGGAGGCCGCGCCGGGTGCAGGGAACGGTCCCACGTTCAGGCCCAACCACCGGTCGAGCCACTTGCCCACTGACCCCGCCTTCGCCAGATCATGGGTATGGCTCAGGGTGTGCAACCGACCCCAGCGCCAGCTGGCTACCCCGCCCCCCAGCTCGTCGGACAGCCGCTCCACGGCGGATACCAGTGCCCTGCGAATGATGTCGTCCCGGCCCTCTACTGCCGGGGTTCCTATGTCGTCAAACCAGGGGGAGTCGCCCTTCTTCAGAAGGTAGCTGATGCTGCGATAGGGCAGCAAGGCGCCCAGGTTTAGATAGTCGTTGTATGTCCGGTCCCCAATCCGGTCCATCTCGTCGCGGTAGACAGCAGCCACCAGTTCCACGAACCAGGCGTTGAAAATGGCCGTTGGCACCGAGGACGTGGACATGGAGTAGTCCCACCGGCGCAGGTGCGCCAGCGCATCCCTCACAGCGACCGGAACGGCCTCGCCGCCGCCTTCATTGAACGCGGCCAGCAGGAACGGCACCGTCTCCCGGGCATGTGCCGAGACCTGATCATACTGGATGGCCATCACGGAGCCAATGCTGTGCAGTTCATCGGCCGCCAGCAGCTCGGTAATACGCTCGATGCGCGCCGTCGGCGCCCAGTAGGCGCTGATGTAATGGGGATAGGGCGCGCCGACGGTCTTGTTGTTGGCGGTGGCGATGTACCCCTCCGGCGGGTTGTAGCGAAACGGCAGTGCTTCGAAGGGCAGGTAGCCCTGCCAGTCCCACTCGCCCGTGGAGCCGGGCATCAGCAATTTGCCAGCTCCGGCGACCCGCCTGGGGAGCCGCACGAACGGCCGCCAGCCGATGTTGCCCTCACGGTCGGCATAGATCTTGTTCTGGCCGGGCAGGGCAAACAGCCTGGCCGCGGCGCTAAAGTCGTCCCAGTTGCGCGCCAGGTTCAGCCGGACATAGGCGCTGATTTCGTCGCTTACGTCCTGGCCCGTCCAGCGCATGGCAATGGGTCGCTCCCCGTTGCCCACCAGGCCGTGCTGTTCATTGATGATCACCCCGTGCACCGATTCGCGCACGGTGAATGTCACTGATTCACCGTCACGCACCTGAATGGTCTCCTGCCGCTCCTGGAAGGGCAACCAGCGGCCTTTGTAGCGGTAGCGCGAGGGGTCGTCCGGGTGGGGCTCCTCCTCATAGAAGTCGGCGTCGTCGGCCATCAGGTTGGTGGTGCCCCAGGCAATATGTTCGTTATGGCCCAGGATCACTACGGGTACCCCGGCGAAGCACAGACCCATTACATTGAAGCGTCCCCCTACCAAATGCATCTCGTACATCTTGGCCGGCTGGGTAAATCCCAGGTGGATGTCATTGGCCAGAATGGGCTGTCCGGTTTCGGTGCGGCTGCCTGCCAGCACCCAGTTGTTGCTGCCGCTGAAGCCTGTCCCGGCGCCCAGAATGCTGGTCACCGCCTGGCGCCCGGACAATAGCGGCTCAAGCTGGCTCGCGAACGACATGACCCCCGGCGGCACGACAAACGGTTTGTCGTTGGGGTAGGCCGGAAATACGTCCCGGACCAGCTCTTCACCCAGCGCATCCACCAATTGGCCGATGAGCAGCTCCAGATACCACGACTGGTGCAGTTCGTGGGCCATTAGCCGGGTAAAGCCTGCCACAACCGCTGGGTCCCACTCCAGCGGCTCGTGGCCTACCAGCTGGAACTCCAGCGGCAGCCGGTCCCGGTGCGTGCGGATGAAGTCGTTGATGCCCTGGCAAGACCACATCAAAAGCTGCCTGGTTTCCGGGTCCATGGCAGCGGCGATACGCCGGCCGATGCGGTGGAAGCCCCACATGCGCAGGTAGCGATCGGCCGCAACCAGACTGGCGTCCATTTCTGCCAGCCGTCCCTGGACCGCTCGGTTGAACATGTCCATCTGAAACAGGCGCTCGGCAGCCATGAGATAGCCGCCGGCGTAGAAGAGGTCGTGCTCGTTTTCGGCATAAACGTGGGGCACGGCATAGTCGTCAAAAATTACTTCCACCGGTGCCTTCAGGGCCGATAGCGTGAGGCGCCCCTCTGTGGGCAGAGCTGGCACGCGGAAGTAAATATTAGGAAAGAAGACGATGAGCAGCACGATCAGCACAAATGCGGCTACCAACCATTTAAGGAAAATCCCCATCGTATACTCCGCAAATTTGTGCGCTGAAATCGGCATTCCGCCGCTCTGTCCAAAGATCGCTGGTACCCCTGGAAATGCAAGGGAAGTTAGGCGTCTCTCATGAGAGTGCGCAAGGTGCAGCAGTGCCGCAGGAAAACAGGCTGTTGGCGCACTTTCGCGCCCTACGGCGGGGTATTAGCTTTGTCACTCTGGACCGGTGGGGTACCGGCGGGAAGATACGAAATTTCTTAACCAGGGAGGCTCCCCTATGACGGAGGTTCAAGTCAGACGCCTGGAGGGCGGCACATTTGTGGGCATCGGACCCAGCAACCACTGGGTGGTGATGGACACCGCCGAGGATGAGGCGGGACACAACGGCGGCCCCAGGCCTATGGAGCTGGTGCTCATGGCCCTGGGCAGCTGCTCCGGTATCGATGTTGAGCTCATGTTGCGCAAAATGCGGGTCCCTCTCCAAGACTTCCGCATCGAAATCTCTGGCAAACGGGCCGAGGAACATCCCAGGGTCTATACCAGCATCAAGGTGGCCTACCACTTCTGGGGCCACCGACTGCCCAAGCCAAAACTGGAGCGGGCCGTGGCCATCTCACAGGGACCTACTGCTCCGTCACTAACATGCTCAACAAGGTGGTGGATATGACCACTGAGGTCGTGGCTCATGAGGTGGCGCCCTCCAAGTAGCCACCGGGCGGTCCGCATTAATCCTCAGCGATGTCCTCCAGCATGAGCTCAACGCCCCCGACCCGCTGTGCGGCCCAGTTGTAGACCCAGGCGAATAGAGCGGCGGAGACGTACCCGCTGATGGGAAATATGACCAGGATCACGATGGCAATACCCAACGATGCGCCCAGACCCGCGCCTTT encodes the following:
- a CDS encoding prohibitin family protein yields the protein MQFVFFLAVGIVVIFLSFQLRRRYELAQQLKAMGLSPGLLQIIGLVALGAAAFQTISIIDAGTVGVVKVFGEVKEQPLTEGINIRNPFAEIIKMSVRTQERREELRVPSKEGLTIGLEASVIYHLDGAMAPEVYRTIGREQDYVRKILLPNFRSVVRGITSQFEAKALYTSMREQVANDIAVLLNKVTSVRGIIIESTPLRQVVLPGDLSAAIEEKLKAEQESQRMEFVLNKEKKEADRKRIEAQGIRDFNKTVAQGISDNFLRWKGIEATMSLAGSNNAKVVVIGSGKDGLPIILGGQ
- a CDS encoding DUF503 domain-containing protein translates to MHIALLRAVLSIPEARSLKDKRRVLKSLKDRTLKRMNVSVAEVGQQDMWNRAELAFITVAAEKSVTEKRLAAILKLLESGGDWLLMEVKTERL
- a CDS encoding M28 family peptidase, whose product is MMRWLNALLLTALLGGCAKGPEPASPAAALPREPASAVPLLTHVQVLAADSLYGRRAGSPHELAAAEYIRQEYARYGLLPAVPDYFQPFTFGSKVEMGAGNALGWSRYGSDGFALKPAVDFQPLGFSASQEITGPLVFAGYGVGKSDLTYDDYAELDVADKVVLLLRYSPDGTNPHGPFSAHMPLRKKALAARERGALAVLLVTGAADDEEDGLLGMRYDRAGDAGLPVVNLTRAAADRMLAGEHLSIDELQQEINASRVPLSHAVRGVEVTLRSVVVPVEETSRNVLATLPGAGNLRGQWVIMGAHYDHLGWGGHGSGSFLPDSAAIHNGADDNASGVATMLEVARYLAANPPAGEHRRSVMFQAFGAEELGLLGSAHVTRNSPVPMDSIVAMVNLDMVGRLTDRMLVLGGAGSSPLWKELLPRLNSDRLKLVYDDDGFGSSDHQSYYLKDKPVLFFFTGQHGQYHRPSDDVEYLNVNGMALIGRLVSRVIGELATRAEAPAFTKVASNGPTRGGFAVAVGTLPDYTYTGEGMRLSGTRGSSPADRGGLLAGDVIVRMGTTEVLSLYDYMYALQEAKVGVALPVVVKRDGRELELEVVPERRRD
- a CDS encoding aminotransferase class V-fold PLP-dependent enzyme yields the protein MPDEETLDPREWSSLQTLGRRMVDDMLAYLETVRERPVWQPVPADVQVRLDQPMPRDGQGAEQAYSDFLDLVLPYPFGNIHPRHWGWVNGTGTPMGMLAEMLAAGMNPNTGGFHQAATLVEAQVLRWCKEMLGYPNGASGLLLSGGSMANLVGLTVARNVKAEVDIRRSGVAAAPRMMTAYCSDETHSSVQKAVELLGLGSQSLRQLPADSDFRLDPAALEMAIAEDRAAGRHPFCVIGNAGTVNTGASDPLDALADICERENLWLHIDGAFGALAALSPELRPAVKGMERADSVAFDLHKWMYMPYEVGCILVREEAHHRGAFALTPAYLTKAEGTVADSPWMADYGVQLSRGFRALKVWMGIKEHGIDKYARLIEQNVAQARYLAGLVRDKPELELLAPAPLNIVCFRFAADGQDEATRNEINHQILVHLHKSGTAVPSSTQLAGRFAIRVAITNHRTRLEDLDVLVSAVIREGNRLTGVQRDALA
- a CDS encoding glycerophosphodiester phosphodiesterase, giving the protein MLSPVQLVLLTLAVGTLAVAVRYLLVWRVEPVDFYPEGRLLCLAHRGVPSEAPENTLPAFQAAIDAGVDGVELDVMETADGVLIVTHDYDLESGTEGVGYFWERSYDEIAALNASHRWAGKFMATKIPRLEEVLELIPENLLVNLELKTRRWRVPGLEEHVVSLVRRYRQVKRTIISSFNPYSLVKVRLLEPEVTIGYIWWNLDVPWYLRRPTFVNLVHPDCLHPGAHMVTPEVVTWAHRRGMKINVWTVNNRPMIRHLRELGVDGIFTDFPPLVHEVNGS
- a CDS encoding penicillin acylase family protein, encoding MGIFLKWLVAAFVLIVLLIVFFPNIYFRVPALPTEGRLTLSALKAPVEVIFDDYAVPHVYAENEHDLFYAGGYLMAAERLFQMDMFNRAVQGRLAEMDASLVAADRYLRMWGFHRIGRRIAAAMDPETRQLLMWSCQGINDFIRTHRDRLPLEFQLVGHEPLEWDPAVVAGFTRLMAHELHQSWYLELLIGQLVDALGEELVRDVFPAYPNDKPFVVPPGVMSFASQLEPLLSGRQAVTSILGAGTGFSGSNNWVLAGSRTETGQPILANDIHLGFTQPAKMYEMHLVGGRFNVMGLCFAGVPVVILGHNEHIAWGTTNLMADDADFYEEEPHPDDPSRYRYKGRWLPFQERQETIQVRDGESVTFTVRESVHGVIINEQHGLVGNGERPIAMRWTGQDVSDEISAYVRLNLARNWDDFSAAARLFALPGQNKIYADREGNIGWRPFVRLPRRVAGAGKLLMPGSTGEWDWQGYLPFEALPFRYNPPEGYIATANNKTVGAPYPHYISAYWAPTARIERITELLAADELHSIGSVMAIQYDQVSAHARETVPFLLAAFNEGGGEAVPVAVRDALAHLRRWDYSMSTSSVPTAIFNAWFVELVAAVYRDEMDRIGDRTYNDYLNLGALLPYRSISYLLKKGDSPWFDDIGTPAVEGRDDIIRRALVSAVERLSDELGGGVASWRWGRLHTLSHTHDLAKAGSVGKWLDRWLGLNVGPFPAPGAASTVNPSSFSLGRPFKATAGPAFRLIMDLGDLDRSRVVLPSGQSGNPFSRHYDDQAELFMSGRYRDAAFSRGAVERHAAGTLILLP
- a CDS encoding OsmC family protein, whose translation is MTEVQVRRLEGGTFVGIGPSNHWVVMDTAEDEAGHNGGPRPMELVLMALGSCSGIDVELMLRKMRVPLQDFRIEISGKRAEEHPRVYTSIKVAYHFWGHRLPKPKLERAVAISQGPTAPSLTCSTRWWI